From Enhydrobacter sp., the proteins below share one genomic window:
- a CDS encoding MBL fold metallo-hydrolase — MSVVLHVHGAAGTVTGSYFRLALPVGELLVECGMFQGPKSLRALNYRQFPFDPTDVHAVILTHAHIDHTGLFPKLALAGFRGRAWTTPATRDLLRWLLPDAGAIQENDVDRLNRRNERRAEPPVVAIYTKADAEASLELLHACDYNSWFEPLPGVRARLRNAGHILGSAFVEMEVDANPRPIRLVFSGDIGPTDKALQPDPTPPAPADILLVESTYGDTVRPKLSAAERRALLGRELAQGLAAGGNVIVPVFAVERTQEILEDIAQLERQGALPSVPVFLDSPLAGRATEVFHRHRHALDRSEDGRLFSAGDFRLTETVEQSKAIGRIHGGAVVLAGSGMCEAGRVKHHLKDHLWRPDSTVLFVGYQAPGTLGGLIRDGASQVRIHGEEVRVKARIRTIDAYSGHADRDELLAWARPTLPSLGTALLVHGEERSIEGFAEALAAAGVPRQRIVVPGLDQSFALVHRDGRWVAEPSTSALPPRLDAGEASAQRDWHNDYAQMLLDLRAALRQATDDRTRRRLLGEVRRVIDSHRGR; from the coding sequence GTGAGCGTCGTCCTGCACGTTCACGGCGCGGCCGGCACCGTCACGGGCTCGTACTTCCGGCTGGCGCTGCCGGTGGGCGAACTGCTGGTCGAGTGCGGCATGTTCCAGGGACCGAAGTCGCTGCGCGCGCTCAACTACCGGCAGTTCCCCTTCGACCCCACCGACGTGCATGCCGTGATCCTCACGCACGCCCATATCGACCACACCGGGCTTTTTCCCAAACTGGCGCTGGCCGGTTTTCGCGGTCGGGCCTGGACGACGCCGGCGACCCGCGACTTGCTGCGCTGGCTGCTGCCCGATGCGGGCGCCATCCAGGAGAACGACGTCGACCGACTGAACCGGCGCAACGAACGGCGCGCCGAGCCGCCGGTGGTCGCGATCTACACCAAGGCCGACGCCGAGGCCTCGCTCGAGCTTCTCCACGCTTGCGACTACAATTCCTGGTTCGAACCTCTCCCCGGCGTGCGCGCGCGGCTGCGCAATGCCGGGCACATCCTCGGCAGCGCTTTCGTCGAGATGGAGGTCGACGCCAATCCCCGGCCGATCCGCCTCGTCTTCTCGGGCGATATCGGACCGACCGACAAGGCGCTACAACCCGACCCGACACCGCCGGCGCCGGCCGACATCCTGCTCGTCGAATCGACCTACGGCGACACGGTGCGGCCAAAGTTGTCGGCGGCCGAGCGACGGGCGCTGCTCGGCCGCGAGTTGGCCCAGGGTCTGGCGGCGGGCGGCAACGTCATCGTTCCGGTGTTCGCCGTCGAGCGCACACAGGAGATCCTGGAGGACATCGCCCAGCTCGAACGCCAGGGCGCGCTGCCGTCCGTGCCAGTGTTCCTCGACTCGCCGCTCGCCGGCCGGGCGACGGAAGTCTTCCATCGGCATCGCCATGCGCTGGACCGCTCCGAGGACGGTCGGCTGTTCTCGGCCGGCGACTTCCGGCTGACCGAGACGGTCGAGCAGAGCAAGGCGATCGGCCGCATCCACGGTGGCGCCGTCGTGCTGGCGGGCTCGGGCATGTGCGAGGCCGGACGCGTGAAACATCACCTGAAGGATCATCTGTGGCGGCCCGATTCGACCGTGCTGTTCGTCGGCTACCAGGCGCCGGGAACGCTGGGCGGGTTGATCCGCGACGGCGCCTCGCAGGTCCGCATCCACGGCGAGGAGGTCAGGGTCAAGGCGCGCATCCGCACCATCGACGCCTATTCGGGACACGCCGACCGCGACGAGTTGCTCGCCTGGGCGCGGCCGACACTGCCGTCGCTCGGCACCGCCTTGCTGGTCCATGGCGAGGAGCGGTCGATCGAGGGCTTCGCCGAAGCCTTGGCGGCGGCGGGAGTGCCACGGCAAAGGATCGTCGTTCCCGGGCTCGACCAGTCGTTCGCCCTCGTGCACCGGGACGGCCGGTGGGTGGCCGAACCCTCCACGTCCGCGCTGCCGCCCCGACTCGATGCCGGCGAGGCCTCGGCGCAACGCGACTGGCACAACGACTATGCCCAAATGCTGCTCGACCTCAGGGCCGCGTTGCGCCAGGCGACCGACGACCGCACGCGCCGGCGGCTCCTGGGCGAGGTCCGGCGGGTCATCGACAGCCATCGCGGGCGCTAG
- a CDS encoding thymidine phosphorylase family protein, with translation MLRVRKLGIDTSQETVAFLSRRCPFYRAEEFLALARIEITGGGRRIVATLNIVDDPAILAPDELGLSMLAFRQLGLPDGAPVEIAQAAAPASLDHVRAKIDGAELSPEAYRAIAEDLAAHRYSKMEIAAFLIASARFTTAPEVLSLTRAMASVGSRLAWDNGGIVVDKHCIGGIPGNRTSMIVVPIVAAHGLMIPKTSSRAITSPAGTADTMEVLARVDLGPDEMREIVAAEKGCLAWGGHANLSPADDVLITVERPLSIDTPEQMVASILSKKLAAGSTHLLLDLPVGPTAKLRDRSRFVTLRKLFEYVSDQVGLQTEVVATDGSQPVGRGIGPWLEARDVMQVLERDPAAPRDLEERAVFLAGHVLEFDPALRGGRGIVRAREILESGAALAKMRHIMAAQGPPPAACAPGGLTHDVKAAHDGVVSAIDCLRLARIARLAGAPADKGAGVDLFKKIGEPVEKGEPLYRIHAAFEADFRFASRHAADGDGYTVAGRS, from the coding sequence ATGCTGCGAGTGAGGAAGCTGGGCATCGACACCAGCCAGGAAACCGTCGCCTTCCTGTCCCGCCGCTGCCCGTTCTATCGTGCCGAGGAATTCCTGGCGCTGGCCCGCATCGAGATCACCGGCGGCGGCCGGCGCATCGTGGCAACGCTGAACATCGTCGACGATCCGGCGATCCTGGCGCCGGATGAGCTCGGCCTGTCGATGCTCGCCTTCCGACAGTTGGGACTACCCGATGGCGCTCCGGTCGAAATCGCCCAGGCCGCGGCGCCGGCCAGCCTCGACCATGTCCGGGCCAAGATAGACGGGGCGGAACTCTCACCCGAGGCCTATCGGGCGATCGCCGAGGATCTCGCCGCGCATCGCTACTCCAAGATGGAGATCGCCGCCTTTCTGATCGCCTCGGCGCGCTTCACCACGGCGCCGGAGGTGCTGTCGCTCACCCGGGCCATGGCCTCGGTCGGCAGCCGGCTCGCCTGGGACAACGGCGGTATCGTCGTCGATAAGCATTGCATCGGCGGCATTCCCGGCAATCGCACGTCGATGATCGTCGTGCCCATCGTGGCGGCGCACGGCCTGATGATTCCCAAGACGTCGTCGCGCGCCATCACCTCGCCGGCCGGCACGGCCGACACGATGGAGGTGCTGGCGCGGGTCGATCTCGGGCCCGACGAGATGCGCGAGATCGTCGCTGCCGAGAAGGGTTGCCTCGCGTGGGGCGGCCACGCCAACCTGTCGCCGGCCGACGACGTGCTGATCACGGTCGAACGGCCGCTCTCGATCGACACGCCTGAGCAGATGGTGGCCTCGATCCTGTCCAAGAAACTGGCCGCCGGCTCGACGCATCTGCTGCTCGACCTGCCGGTGGGTCCCACGGCGAAGCTGCGCGATCGCAGCCGTTTCGTGACCCTGCGCAAGCTGTTCGAGTACGTCTCCGACCAGGTCGGGCTGCAGACCGAAGTGGTGGCGACCGACGGCAGCCAGCCGGTTGGCCGAGGCATCGGCCCATGGCTCGAGGCGCGCGACGTCATGCAGGTGCTCGAGCGCGATCCGGCGGCGCCACGCGACCTCGAGGAGCGGGCGGTGTTCCTCGCCGGCCATGTGCTGGAGTTCGACCCCGCGCTGCGCGGCGGCCGCGGCATCGTGCGCGCCCGTGAGATCCTCGAGAGCGGCGCGGCGCTCGCCAAGATGCGGCACATCATGGCCGCGCAGGGCCCGCCGCCGGCGGCCTGTGCGCCGGGCGGCCTGACGCACGACGTCAAGGCAGCGCATGACGGAGTCGTGAGCGCGATCGATTGCCTCCGTCTCGCACGCATCGCCCGGCTGGCCGGCGCGCCGGCCGACAAGGGCGCCGGGGTCGATCTCTTCAAGAAGATCGGCGAGCCGGTCGAAAAGGGCGAGCCGCTCTATCGCATCCATGCCGCCTTCGAGGCCGATTTCCGCTTCGCCTCGCGCCACGCGGCGGATGGCGATGGTTACACCGTCGCGGGCCGGTCGTGA